Genomic window (Streptomyces sp. LX-29):
CGTCGGCAAGCACATGGGAACCGTCTTCACCGAGGCTCGGGTGGCGCTCAGGTTGAGCATGAAGGACCCGGCCGTGAACGAGAGCGCTCTGCACATCTATGACGCTCTGAAGCGCCCTGAGCGCACCTTCCCCTCCTGGCTGGGCAAGTCGGTCCCTGGAAGCAAGGAACCGCTTCACCGACTCATCGACAAGGACGAACAGGAGGAAAACCGGGACAAGTCCATCGCGACCTGCAAGGAAGTGTGGGGCGACTACAAGCGCAGTGGCCTCGACTGCGACGAGTACCCCTTCGCCTCCACCAAGGAAGGTTCCAACGCGGGCAACAATAAGTTCTCTGTTCGCCTGCTCAGCAGCGACGACAACCAGACCGTCGGCCGTGACCGGCTTAACGGCATGTACAGAGCCAACCGCATCCTTGACGGTGACCCGTTCTACGTGAACATCGTCGCCTGAGCCTCAGCGCCGGAGGAACCCTCATGGCCCTCATCACCGAGTACCGCACACCGGCAACGCCGGACTACGGTGCCGTAGAGATCGCGGACGCCAACACCGGCATCACGGACGATGACGCCCTGAAGACCGCTCGTTCCCAGGTCGTCGCAGGTGGTAGCCAACACCTGTACCTCTACAGCCTGCAGCGGGAGATCGACGTCGAGGTCGTCATCCGCATCTGGGACGCCCCTCAGCCTTGCCCCGCAGATGCGGAAGGGGTCGTCTCGGTGACGCTGCGCTCGGACGCCGGAGCCCTGGAGATCAATCAGTTCACGTACGGACCCGCTGGTGAGATGACCCTCCCGCGTCCTGGCGTATACGAGGGGCGTGCTTCGTGGAACGGGCGGCAGGAGACGGCCGACTACTGCGACATGTGCCATGAGCGCAGCGTGGAAGAGGAGTGGGATCTTCCGCGGCTCCGCCAGGCGAGGCGCCAGTGCCCGGTTCAGGAGCAGTACGTCATCGACCTGTGGTTCCGGGACTGATCACGGATGTCGCAGCGGTGCTCCGGCCGATGGTCGGAGCACCGCTCAGGCTTATCGACCCCCTCCGGTGGACGACCACCTGTTCAGCCTCCGGAGGTTCTTGGCGAGGGCTTCGCGTTTGGCGGTCTGCGTCTGCTTCTCGGGGGGCTTCGGCTGGTCCGCCATCAGTATCCCCACCGCTCCCGCCGCCGCTGCCGCGCCCGCTCCTCCAATCGACCTGCCTCTTTCCAGGTTGACCACGCCCCCGGACCGGTGCCACGGTCGCGGGGGTCTTCTCGTGGGTGGGAAATGACGCTATGTGCCCCAAGGGTTACCGAGCGGGGCTAGCCTCCGTAAGGGGGAGCGGTTTTCGGAATGCGAGAGCGAAAACGGAGCAACGATGCCTGCGCCGAAGGAGCTTGACCCGTCGAAGTCCCTGGAGGCCCTGTTCGGTCTGAAGCTCCGCAAGCTGCGCATGCGCACGGGCTGGACGCAGCGGGAGTTGGGGGCGAAGGTCTGCACCGCGCACAGCCGGATCGCCCAGTTCGAACTGGGCAAGGAGACGCCTCCGGAGGAGGTGTGCGTGGCGCTGGACGCCGTCCTCGGGGCGGACGGTGACCTCATCGAGCTGTGGACGCACGTCAAGCGGACGCCGTTTCCTGACTGGGCGCAGCGGTTCATCGAGCTGGAGGCCAGGGCGTGCGCCATGCACAAGTACACCGCGCATACAGTCCCCGGCCTGTTGCAGACGGAGACCTACGCCCGCGAGGTGCTGCGCGTCGGGCTGCCGTGGCTGGCCCCGGACGCGATCGAGGAGAAGACCCAGGCGCGACTCGCTCGACAGAGCCTGCTCTCGGGCCCCGAACCGCCACTGCTGTGGGCCGTGTTGGACGAGGCGGTGATCCGGCGGCCGGTCGCCGGGGCCGCCGCCATGCGGGAGCAGTTGGCGTACGTCATCGAATGTGCGCAGGCCCCGAACGTCGAGATCCAGGTGTTGCCCTACTCGGCCGGGGCACATTCGGCCATGGATGGAACGTTGACGCTGCTGTCCTTCGAAAGCATGCCCGATGTGGCCTACCTTGAAGGCGGACACCACGGCGAACTGGTGGAAGACAGGGCGGCCGTGGCGCGGCACTCGCACCGATACGATCTTGTGCAGGCCATGGCGCTTCCCCCGGCTGCGTCAACTGCCTTGATCCGCGAGGCGATGGAGGGCTTCAGCGCATGCGCACCCGAGGGTTCCACCTGAGAGGCGTCACGTGGCGTAAATCCACCTATAGCGGTGGGGGCGGTGGCGACTGCGTGGAAGTGGGCCACCGGCCTACCGGCTACGTCCCCGTCCGCGACAGTAAGAACCCCGACGGCCCCGTCCTCGTCTTCCCGGCCCCCGCCTGGGCCGCCTTCATCGACGCCGTCAAGCGCTGACCGGCGGCCAACGGCATGGACTTCATCCCGGCCCCCCCGTCACCTCGCCCACGACCCCGCCCGCGGTCCGTACCCCTTCCGGGAGGACGCCGTCCGGACCCGGGTCGATCCGGGTGTCGCCGCGCGCCTCGGGCCGGAGGGCTATCGGTTGACCACGAGCCCCGGCGGAGTCGAGATCGTCGGAGGAGGCGAGGGGGGGTGTTCTGGGGGCGGCAGACCCTACGGCAGCTCCTCGGGTCGGACGCGTTCCGGAAGGCGCGGATCCACCCCGACCGCCCCCTGACCGTCCCGCACGTCGTCGTCGAGGACGCGCCCCGGTTCGGCTGGCGCGGGTTCATGCTCGACGCGGCGCGGCACTTCATGCCCAAGGACGGGGTGCTGCGCTATCTCGACCTGCTGGCGGCGCACAAACTGAACGTGTTCCATTTCCATCTGACCGACGACCAGGGCTGGCGGATCGAGATCGAGCGGTATCCGCGGCTGGCCGAGGTGGGCGCGTGGCGGGCCCGGTCCCGGCTGGGGTCCGGGGCCTCGCCGCTGTGGGACGAGCGGCCGCACGGGGGCTACTACACGCGGGACGACCTGCGCGAGATCGTGGCGTACGCGGCCGAGCGGCATATCACCGTGGTGCCGGAGATCGACGTCCCCGGGCACTCGCAGGCCGCGATCGCCGCGTATCCGGAGCTCGGCAACGCCGACGTCGTCGACACGGCCGCGCTGACCGTCTGGACCGACTGGGGCATCTCCCCGAACGTGCTCGCGCCGACCGAGGCGACCTTGCGCTTCTACGAAGGGGTGCTGGAGGAGGTGCTGGAGCTCTTTCCCTCCACCTTCGTCCACATCGGGGGCGACGAGTGCCCCAAGGAGCAGTGGCGGGCGTCGGCGGCCGCCCGGGCGCAGCGGGAGCGGCTCGGGCTGGCCGACGAGGACGCGCTTCAGGGGTGGTTCGTCCGGCACTTCGGCGCATGGCTGGCCGAGCGCGGGCGACGGCTGATCGGGTGGGACGAGATCCTGGAGGGCGGTGGGCTGTCGCCGGGGGCCGCCGTGGCCTCGTGGCGGGGGTGCGCGGGAGGCATCGCAGCGGCGCGATCCGGCCATGATGTCGTCATGTGCCCGGAGCCACACGTGTACCTGGACCACCGGCAGGCGGAGGGGCCGGACGAGCCGGTGCCCATCGGGTGCGTGCGCGCGCTGGAGGGCGTCTACCGCTTCGAGTCGGTGCCCTCGGAGCTGGCCGCCGCGGAGGCGGCTCGGGTGCTCGGGGCGCAGGCCAACGCGTGGACCGAGGTGATGGAGACCCCGCGGCGGGTGGACTGTCAGACCTTCCCCCGGCTCGCCGCGTTCGCCGGGGTGGTGTGGTCCGATCCGTCCGCCCCCGCCGCTCGGGATGTGGACGGCTTCCTGAGGCGCATGGGGGGCGCACTGCGCACGGCTGGACGCCCTCGGGGTCGACTACCGGCCACCCGGCGGACCGCGGTCGTGGCGGCGCGGACCCGGACCGCCGGGGCGCCCACGTGACAGGGCACCCCCGATCGTGTGAGCCGGGTCGGAAGGCGCTTACCCACCTGGTCGGCCCCTGGGACGGTGGTCCCTCATCCGAAGTCGTAAGTCGTACAAGGGTCCCTGAAACGTGGCATTCCGTGCGCACCGGTGTGGTTAGGTCAAACCGGACCAACGCCCTGGTCAGGGACGGATCGCCGCTTCCTGGACCCTCGCGACGACCGACTCGGAAGATGTGCCAAAGTTGCGTCGTCCGGGCTGTCAGCACGTACCGTACGGCGGAAACAGCCGGGACACCCGGGGAAGGGGCAGCGGTTGACCACGCACGCACCGCAGGCGGCGCACACGGTGAACACGGTGACGTTGCCGGGCTCGCTCGACGAGGCCGTGGCAGCGCTCGCCGCCATGCCCGCCGCCGTGCCCGTGGCGGGTGGCACCGATCTCATGGCGGCCGTCAACTCCGGTCTGCTGCGGCCCGCCGGACTGGTCGGCCTGGGCCGGATCAGCGAGATCCGCAGCTGGCAGTACCAGGACGGGCACGCCCTGCTCGGCGCCGGCCTCACCCATGCGCGCATGGGCCGCCCCGACTTCGCCGCGCTCATCCCGGCGCTGGCCGCCGCCGCGCGCGCCGCGGGACCGCCGCAGATCCGCAACGCGGGCACCCTCGGCGGCAACATCGTCACCGCCGCGCCGACCGGCGACTCGCTCCCCGTGCTGGCCGCGCTCGGCGCCGTGCTGGTCGTCTTCGGCACCGCGGACGGCGGCGGCACCGCGCACCGCGAGATCCCGATCGGGGACCTGCTCGCCGGCGTCCAGATGCTGCGTCCGGGCGAACTCATCGGCTTCGTACGCGTCCCGCTGCTGCACGCCCCGCAGATCTTCCTGAAGGCCACCGGCCGCACCGGCCCCGGCCGCGCCACCGCCTCGGTCGCCGTCGTCCTCGACCCGGCCAGGCGCCATGTGCGCTGCGCCGTCGGCGCGGTGGCGCCGATGCCGCTGCGGCCGCTGGACGCCGAGGCGTGGGTGGCCTCGCTCATCGACTGGGACGGCGACCGCGGGCTCGACCCCGAGGTGTGCCGGGCCTTCGGCGACTACGTCGCCGCGGCCTGTATCCCCGACCCGGCACCGCCGCAGGACGGCACGGAGCCGATGACCCTGCCGCCAGCAGCGCTCCACCTGAGGCGTACGGTGGCAGCCTTGGCCCGCCGAGCACTGGGGAGGGCACTCGCGTGAGTGACGAACAGCAGCCACAGCAGCCCGAGCACACGGGCGGGTGGCAGCCGATTCCGCGCGGTCCCGAGTACGACGCCGAAGGCACCGCCTTCGTGCAGCTGCCGCCCGGCCTCATGGACGGCTCCGACCTGCCCGGAGGCTGGGACCCGCTCGCGGCGCCCGGCACGGGGTACACGCCCCCGCCGGTGACCTCGGCGCCCGCGCACGGCGCACCCGCCCCGCACGGCGCACAGCCCGCGCACGGCGGCCAGTGGGGGCATACGCCCTCTCCTGCGGCCGCGACCACCGCCGACCCCGGCGCGACCGGGCACTGGACCCTGCCCGTGGACCAGATGGGCGCCGACGTGCCGTGGCCCGCCCCGGGCGCGGCCGACACGCCCGGCGGCTCCCCCGCGGGCGCGAGCTCCGGCGACACCGCCGAGTACGCCTTCGGAGGGGGGCACGCCCCCGGCGCGACGGGGCAGTGGCCCACGCCCCCCGACGGGGGGGCCCCGCAGACCGGCCAGTGGACCGTCCCTGTCGCCGGCGACGAGGGCGTGGACGAGACCGGTGACTACCCCGTCGGCGACGCCGCGGCCGCCGTGCGCTGGCCCGCCGCCACCCCAGGCGACACCTCCGGCCACCCGCACGCCCACGGCCAGCCGCACGGACACGGCCCCGAGCACGGACACGGCCCCGAGCACGGACACGGTCATGAGCACGGACCCGGCCCCGCGGCCGGCGCCGGCGACACCGGGCCCGGGCACACCGGCCAGTGGTCCTTCCAGGGCGTCGCCGAGGGCGCGGCCGGCGGCCACCCCGACACCGGCCACGCCGAGTCCGCCGGGTTCGCACTCGGCGACCAGCTGACGCGCGGGCGCGCGCGGAGGTCCGCCGCGGCGCGCGCGGAGGCGCGGCAGACGGGGCAGGCGGGGCAGTCGGGGCAGGACCCGAGCGACACCATGCAGTTCCCGATGCCCTTCCGGGAACAGCCGGCTGACGCCTCGGCGGGCGGTTCCCCGCAGACGGGCCAGTGGTCGATCCCGGTCGCCGGCGACGAGGGCGTGGACGAGTCCGGGGAGTACTCGGTCACCGAGCACCCCGGCCCTGCCCCGGCCCCCCAGGGCTTCGCGCCGGAGGACCCGTACGGGGAGCGGCACGGCGGCCTGGCCGGCTATCCGGGCAGCCCCGGGGAGCCCGCCGACCCGCGCCCGCACCCCGGCGCCGAACCCGAGCCCGCCGGACACATCGCTACCGTCCCGCGGCAGCAGCCCCACGAGCCGTTCCCGGTCGCCGAGGCCCCGCAGCCCGTCGAGGCCCCGCAGCCCGTCGAAGCCCCGCAGCCCGTCGAGGCTCCGGCCGCCGCGGCGGAGGCACCGGCCGCGGTGCGCGAGGCGCCCCCGGTGCCCGCCGCCGTGGACGCGCCCGCCGCCCCCGCGACGGAGCCGGTCGAGCCGGTCGAGCCCGTCGTGGTGCCCGCGCCCGCCGAGCCGCCCGCGGCCGAGCAGGCGCCCGCGGCACCGCGACCGGACATCGCGCACGCCCCGGACGAGACCGGACCCGCCGACCCCGCCGGCACCGATCAGGCGGCCGCAGCCGCGGCCGACACCGCCGCCCCGGCGGAGCCCGTCGTCCCCGAGCCCGCCGCCGCGGGCGACGACGCGGCGCCCGCGCCCGCCGAGGAGCCCGCGGCGCTCGAGGAGCCCCCGGCCGAGGCCCCGGACGCCCCCGCGGCGAAGCGGGTCGAGGCCGTGGAGACCGCCGAGACCGTGCCCGAGCCGCCGCACGACGAGCACCCGTACGCTTCGTACGTGCTGCGCGTCAACGGCGCCGACCGGCCCGTCACCGGCGCCTGGATCGGCGAGTCGCTGCTCTACGTGCTGCGCGAGCGGCTGGGGCTGGCCGGGGCCAAGGACGGCTGCTCGCAGGGCGAGTGCGGGGCCTGCTCGGTGCAGGTCGACGGGCGGCTGGTGGCCTCCTGTCTGGTGCCCGCCGCGACCGCCGCGGGCAGCGAGGTGCGCACCGTGGAGGGGCTGTCGGCCGACGGCCGGCTGTCCGACGTGCAGGCCGCGCTCGCCGCCTCCGGCGCCGTGCAGTGCGGGTTCTGCGTGCCCGGCCTCGCGATGACCGTGCACGACCTGCTGGCCGGCAACCACGCCCCCACCGAGCTGGAGACCCGGCAGGCGATCTGCGGCAACCTGTGCCGCTGCTCGGGCTACCGGGGTGTGCTCGACGCGGTCCGCGAGGTCATCGAGGGCCGAGAGGCGGCCGCCGAGGCGGCGGAGGCGGAGAGCGCCGCGGCGGACGCCGCCCGCATCCCGCACCAGGCCGGCCCGCCCGCAGGCACCCAGGGTGCCGGGCTGCCCCACCAGGCCGGCCCGCACCAGGTCGCGCCGCCCGGCGATCCGTACGGCGCCGGGCCCGGCGGCCCGTACGGCGGCGGCAGCAACGGCACCGGAGGGACCACGGCATGACCGGAATCGCAGACGGCATCGGCGCCGCCACCGCCACCGCCGCCGCCCTCGCGGCCTCCGCCGGCCCCCAACCCGCCCCGCCGCCGCAGCAGCACGGCATCGGCATCTCGCTGGCCCCCGCCGACTCCGCCGCGAAGGTCTCCGGCACCTTCCCGTACGCGGCCGACCTGTGGGCCGAGGGGCTGCTGTGGGCCGCCGTGCTGCGCTCGCCGCACCCGCACGCCCGCATCCTGTCCATCGACACCACCCAGGCCGCCGAGATGCCCGGCGTGCAGGCCGTGGTGACCCACGCCGACGTGCCCGGCGACGCCGCCCACGGCCGCCGCGTCGCCGACCGGCCGGTCTTCGCCCACGACCTGGTGCGCCACCACGGCGAGCCGATCGCCGCCGTCGCCGCCGACCACCCCGACACCGCCCGGCTGGCCGCCGCGGCGATCGCCGTCGAGTACGAGGTGCTGGAGCCGGTCACCGACCCCGAGCAGGCGTTCTCCGCCGAACCGCTGCACCCCGACGGCAATCTGATCCGGCACATCCCGCTGCGCTTCGGCGACCCCGCGGTCACCGGCGACGTCATCGTGGAGGGGCTCTACCGCATCGGCCGCCAGGACCCGGCGCCCATCGGCGCCGAGGCCGGCCTCGCGGTGCCGCGCCCGGACGGCGGCGTGGAGATCTACACCGCCTCCACCGACCCGCACGGCGACCGCGATCTGGCCGCCGCCTGCTTCGCACTGCCGCCCGAGCTGGTCAAGGTGGTGGTGACCGGCGTCCCCGGCGCCATGGGGGAGCGCGAGGACCCCGGGATGCAGCTCGCGCTGGGGCTGTTGGCGCTGCGCACCGGCCGACCGGTCAAGCTCGCCGCGACCCGCGAGGAGTCCTTCCTCGGCCACCCGCACCGCCACCCCACCCTGCTGCGCTACCGCCACCACGCGGACTCCGAGGGCAAGCTGGTGAAGGTCGAGGCGCAGATCCTGCTGGACGCGGGCGCCTACGCCGACTCCTCCTCGGACGCCCTCGCCGCCGCGGTCTCCTTCGCCTGCGGCCCCTACGTCGTCCCGCACGCCTTCGTCGAGGGCTGGGCGGTGCGCACCAACAACCCGCCGTCGGGCCATGTGCGCGGCGAGGGCGCGATGCAGGTGTGCGCCGCGTACGAGGGCCAGATGGACAAGCTCGCGGCCAAGCTGGGGATGGACCCGGCCGAGCTGCGGCTGCGCAACGCCATGGCCACCGGCGACCTGCTGCCCACCGGCCAGGCCGTCACCTGCCCGGCCCCGGTCGCCGAGCTGCTGACCGCGGTGCGGGACGAGCCGCTGCCCCCGCTCCCCAAGGACGATCCGGACGTCCGGGAGGGGGAGTGGCTGCTGCCCGGAGGCCCGGACGGCGCGGGCGACCCGGACGC
Coding sequences:
- a CDS encoding helix-turn-helix transcriptional regulator, which codes for MPAPKELDPSKSLEALFGLKLRKLRMRTGWTQRELGAKVCTAHSRIAQFELGKETPPEEVCVALDAVLGADGDLIELWTHVKRTPFPDWAQRFIELEARACAMHKYTAHTVPGLLQTETYAREVLRVGLPWLAPDAIEEKTQARLARQSLLSGPEPPLLWAVLDEAVIRRPVAGAAAMREQLAYVIECAQAPNVEIQVLPYSAGAHSAMDGTLTLLSFESMPDVAYLEGGHHGELVEDRAAVARHSHRYDLVQAMALPPAASTALIREAMEGFSACAPEGST
- a CDS encoding DUF397 domain-containing protein, whose translation is MEVGHRPTGYVPVRDSKNPDGPVLVFPAPAWAAFIDAVKR
- a CDS encoding FAD binding domain-containing protein; the encoded protein is MTTHAPQAAHTVNTVTLPGSLDEAVAALAAMPAAVPVAGGTDLMAAVNSGLLRPAGLVGLGRISEIRSWQYQDGHALLGAGLTHARMGRPDFAALIPALAAAARAAGPPQIRNAGTLGGNIVTAAPTGDSLPVLAALGAVLVVFGTADGGGTAHREIPIGDLLAGVQMLRPGELIGFVRVPLLHAPQIFLKATGRTGPGRATASVAVVLDPARRHVRCAVGAVAPMPLRPLDAEAWVASLIDWDGDRGLDPEVCRAFGDYVAAACIPDPAPPQDGTEPMTLPPAALHLRRTVAALARRALGRALA
- a CDS encoding 2Fe-2S iron-sulfur cluster-binding protein, which codes for MSDEQQPQQPEHTGGWQPIPRGPEYDAEGTAFVQLPPGLMDGSDLPGGWDPLAAPGTGYTPPPVTSAPAHGAPAPHGAQPAHGGQWGHTPSPAAATTADPGATGHWTLPVDQMGADVPWPAPGAADTPGGSPAGASSGDTAEYAFGGGHAPGATGQWPTPPDGGAPQTGQWTVPVAGDEGVDETGDYPVGDAAAAVRWPAATPGDTSGHPHAHGQPHGHGPEHGHGPEHGHGHEHGPGPAAGAGDTGPGHTGQWSFQGVAEGAAGGHPDTGHAESAGFALGDQLTRGRARRSAAARAEARQTGQAGQSGQDPSDTMQFPMPFREQPADASAGGSPQTGQWSIPVAGDEGVDESGEYSVTEHPGPAPAPQGFAPEDPYGERHGGLAGYPGSPGEPADPRPHPGAEPEPAGHIATVPRQQPHEPFPVAEAPQPVEAPQPVEAPQPVEAPAAAAEAPAAVREAPPVPAAVDAPAAPATEPVEPVEPVVVPAPAEPPAAEQAPAAPRPDIAHAPDETGPADPAGTDQAAAAAADTAAPAEPVVPEPAAAGDDAAPAPAEEPAALEEPPAEAPDAPAAKRVEAVETAETVPEPPHDEHPYASYVLRVNGADRPVTGAWIGESLLYVLRERLGLAGAKDGCSQGECGACSVQVDGRLVASCLVPAATAAGSEVRTVEGLSADGRLSDVQAALAASGAVQCGFCVPGLAMTVHDLLAGNHAPTELETRQAICGNLCRCSGYRGVLDAVREVIEGREAAAEAAEAESAAADAARIPHQAGPPAGTQGAGLPHQAGPHQVAPPGDPYGAGPGGPYGGGSNGTGGTTA
- a CDS encoding molybdopterin cofactor-binding domain-containing protein, translating into MTGIADGIGAATATAAALAASAGPQPAPPPQQHGIGISLAPADSAAKVSGTFPYAADLWAEGLLWAAVLRSPHPHARILSIDTTQAAEMPGVQAVVTHADVPGDAAHGRRVADRPVFAHDLVRHHGEPIAAVAADHPDTARLAAAAIAVEYEVLEPVTDPEQAFSAEPLHPDGNLIRHIPLRFGDPAVTGDVIVEGLYRIGRQDPAPIGAEAGLAVPRPDGGVEIYTASTDPHGDRDLAAACFALPPELVKVVVTGVPGAMGEREDPGMQLALGLLALRTGRPVKLAATREESFLGHPHRHPTLLRYRHHADSEGKLVKVEAQILLDAGAYADSSSDALAAAVSFACGPYVVPHAFVEGWAVRTNNPPSGHVRGEGAMQVCAAYEGQMDKLAAKLGMDPAELRLRNAMATGDLLPTGQAVTCPAPVAELLTAVRDEPLPPLPKDDPDVREGEWLLPGGPDGAGDPDAVRRGVGYALGMVHMLGAEGTDEVSTATVKVTGSVATVICAAVETGQGFTTLARQIVQEVLGIEEVHVASVDTDQPPAGPAARGRHTWVSGGAVERAAKMVRTQLLQPLAHQFGMSTELLTIADGKITSYDGVLSTTVDEALEGKELWATAQCRPHPTEPLDESGQGDAFVGLAFCAIRAVVDVDIELGLVRVVDVALAQDVGRVLNPRQLTARIEAGVAQGIGAALTENLRTSRGVVRHPDLTNYALPTAVDVPDVRIVELIEERDVVAPFGAKAVSAVPVVTTPAAIAAAVRAATGRPVNRLPIRPQSAVVNA